ACCACATTATAATCTCTTATCCCTTACCCcctatctctctctttctctctccatctttCGTCGATCTCTTCCACTCTTCAAGTCGGCTTAACTGGCATTTTGCTTTCACTGTCGATGTCCATCTCCTTTTACCACCCCACCCCATAAACCCCACGCCCATCTACACCCAGAGCCCTTCCAAGTCACCGCACCTCGCCATGGGTACCCTTCGTACGTTTATCGGTGTCACCATCGCCGCGGTTCTCCAGCTTGCTGTATTTCTCTTTGTCATTGTCGCCACGCCCATCTCGCAGTTCGACGTTAAGAATGGCTCAGGATGTTATACCTTCATCGGATACAAGACGGAGTGCAGCTTATCTGCTGTTTCCGCGACAGGAACGGCTGCTTTTGGTtgcaagcagcgccgcgacagcatgggcagtggcgccgccttcgccatTATCTCCATCCTCACAACGCTTGCGGCGCTTGTGTTTATCGCCCTaatgctgctgcgcatcccATGCGCAGtgtttcctcctctcctcttcacCTGCCTATCTGTTTTCACGATCTTGATCAGCTGGGCTTGCGTGGCCAGCGTGTACAGCATCCGCATGTGCAACGACCCCTTCTACCGCTTCGTCCACTACGGCCCTGGCTTTGGGCTTATGGTGACGGCATGGTGCCTTCAGGTTATCAACGTGGTCGTGCTCTTCATGCTTTTCTTCGGCTGAGAgtgaaaaaaggggggaagagCAAGATATTCAAAACAGCGAGTGATAAGCTAGCGTCTCCTAGTTCagccacccacacacgcacacggatAGAAGTTGGGTAGAGCGGGATactctcttctctgctgaTGTCGTTGTGATAGTGGGAGTGTTTCTGTCCAACGCCCCTCTGCCTCTGGTggcctcctcccctcgctATATAACGATGTGTGTACATACATCATCATTTCCTTTTGTGTCGCTctctgttgtgtgtgtgtgtgtgtgtgtgtgtgtatgtaaTGACTGTCTCTGTGTCTGATAGTGTTCCTTTCCCTGTACCACTGCCTCCATCAtggaaaaggggggagaCATACACCCCTCCCAGTGCGTGGTATCGCAGGGGTCAGTGCACCCactctgtgtggggaggccgagcagcccccctccactATCCCCGCCAAAGGCCAACCCGCCTCTCGTGGTGACAGCGTTACGCGCCGACGACGTAGGGGGGGAGGTCGGGGTGAatcgccgccactgctgtcggcggtcaggtgctgggcggcgccgcgctgggGGGACCTGCAACAGtgagcacgcttgtgccatccatgtggtGGGCAGAGCACCGGCGTGACTCTGGCGTGTCCCCTGcccggccctcgcgctgcctgctggtgggggAGCCTGGGCCGCCGCGAGTGGGATGCGGCAGGTGGGGACGGGCACGGTGGTGGGGGGCGGCTGTGGGGCAGGGGCCATGCTGAGATGACCGggcggcgcactgctgcactGACGTGTCTAGCGCTGCTTTGCACCACACGGCGGGGCCTGCGGGCAGGGCCGTGTCGGGCGGAGTCTCGCTCATCTTCTGGGGTAGAATGGGCACCTTCAATAAAATCTCTTCTCGTCAAAAATGTCTTTTGCCCTCGTATGGGGAGTGGATGGGGTGTCGCGGCCGCTCCTTCGGGCGGCTTCCAGTCGCAACGTACGAGTCTATttaggtgtgtgcgtggtagttctctccccccacccttCTAATATTAAAAGGGGATGTCAAGTGGCTTTACTATCTTATCTGTGAGCTCAGGTCAGCTCCACCCCGGccagccctccccccatcATGTCCGCCATCGGGTGCAGCATGATGGACAAGGAAAGGTGGACGCCGCACCTTCGTAGAATTCATCAAAATGAAAATCAGCAGTGCTGTAAGAGCGGAATACAGAAATCAGTTCCTCCTCTCTGGCGAAGCCCAGCACATTGATGGCATCGCCCACATCGGGTTAGCAACATGGGATGGGTCCCCCTACTCAACAgctgccttctcctctttccATCTCCGTCTGATCTCACACGTGTGTGAGGGCAAGAAAAAATCATGCAAGAGGCAAGCCGGGATATCGCCGGTTGCCCTTCCCGCCGTTTGTGTGAGCGTGTACGAGGTGGCGGGTCTGTTATAGATGTGGTCGCTTTCTCTCACAGCCGCGAAGGGACGAAGAGGCGTTGATGTGCTGAGCAGCTGGaagtgtgtgtctgtggtggagcgcacacacccgcacctcACGCCCTGGTACATACATGTACTTGTCTGCCACTGGTACGCGCTCCACTCCGTCAACGCCATTACCATGTTCAACCTCTCattcctctttctccctcccccctcttcccctggCCACTTCGCCAAACACATTTCGCACCCACAAtacgcgcgcagcgccaccatcCGTCAAATATCATACTgtgctctcctctcccccttttcaGCTGGCTTGCTACAACGGCTATTACTACTGCGGCTACGGAAGCTACTTCATCGTCCTCTCCACCCTTGGCTCGCCTCCCGCTccgtccccaccaccactaccaccaccctGTTGcctcgtctctcttcctcttaCGACAAGACGCTGGAAAGATGGGCCTCCTCCCACCATTTGTAGGTGCCCTCCTCTTCACCGTCATCCAGTTtttggtgctgctgttcgtCGTTATCTCCGTGCCAATCTCCCAAATCGATTCCAAGCGCAGCAGAGCATGCTACACCTTCTGGGGAATGAAGTCTGACTGCCGCAAGGTACATTACACGGCAAAGGGCAAGAGTGCATTCGGCAACTGTCGCCAGCGTCTCAACAACATGAGTAGtggcgccgccttcgccatTATTTCCATCTTCACGACGTTGGTGGCACTCGTCTTTGGCATTCTGATGCTCATCCGGATCTCCTGCGCGGTCGTCTTCCCGTTGATCTTCACCTGCATATCTATCTTCACCATCCTCGTCAGCTGGGCTTGCGTGGCCGGCGCGTACACCATCAAAATGTGCGGTGTAAAGTGGTGTAGCTTTGCCTTCGAATACGGTCCGGGCTTTGGGCTCATGGTCACGGCGTGGTTCCTTCAGATTGCCAACGTGCTGGTGTTGGTGCTCATTTCCTTTTTCTAATCACCCAGTAGAGCGCCACGTGAGCCACCCACACCATTTGTGGGCAGTGTGTAAGCGAGGACGCGGAGCGCAAGAGCCACTCTCCCCATCCGTTGAGGAGAGTGGACCACACCTACATAGCAAGAGGGCGCGCGACCCTGAATCGATGCGAATCCAATAGCGCATTGGGTGGCGGAGTGGTGCCACTTTCTTTCCCCACTGCCTCTCTTTCACTTACCAACTAAGTGGACCGtgcacccctctcccttctcccgccACCCCGCCGTCGCCCACTTCCACATTGGAGTATCTATGTGATTccgcttgtgtgcgtggatATCTGGTCTTCTCTTTCAATCCCCGCATGACAGGGAACGCACCGCTTGGTGCGTGGTATCGCAGGGGTCAGTGCACCCactctgtgtggggaggccgagcagcccccctccactATCCCCGCCAAAGGCCAACCCGCCTCTCGTGGTGACAGCGTCATGCACCGACGacgtaggggggggggggtcgggGTGAatcgccgccactgctgtcggcggtcaggtgctgggcggcgccgcgctgggGGGACCTGCAACAGtgagcacgcttgtgccatccatgtggtGGGCAGAGCACCGGCGTGACTCTGGCGTGTCCCCTGcccggccctcgcgctgcctgctggtgggggAGCCTGGGCCGCCGCGAGTGGGATGCGGCAGGTGGGGGCGGCTGTGGGGCAGGGGCGGGTAGATTGTGGGGCGGGGTCCTTGCCGTGATGcatgcctgctgctgcttttcgtGGGGTGATGGGGCCTGCGGGCAGAGCCGTGTCGGGCGGATGTCGGGTCATGCTCTGTGGCGGAGGGGACGCGGTGGAAATCGCAAGTATGTATTCTGTGCGTGGACCttcgtttctctcttccaccccgccccctccactGACTCGCCACCCGCCCATCTCGTTCGTCCACGTTTCGCATGCGaactcgcacacacacacacacacacacacagcattGTTTTCCAAAGAGATGGTGGTAGGCAAATGCGcttgtgcgcatgtgtgtgtgtgtgtgtgtgtgtgtgtgtgtgtgctgaaACCGCTACAACAGAGGCggttcctctctctctctctctctctctttctctctctctgctcgaCTCTATGCGTGCAAGTCCCTTCTTCCCTTCTTCCCCCTTTCTCGTAGTcaccttcctccctcttctttcaTTTTTGTCGTTGTTTCCTACCATCCTTCAGGTAGGAAGATCATccgaaacaaacaaaaaaaacggggCAATACATAgtcgatgtgtgtgtgtgtgtgtgtgtgtgtgtgtgtgtgtgtgtg
This Leishmania major strain Friedlin complete genome, chromosome 24 DNA region includes the following protein-coding sequences:
- a CDS encoding amastin-like surface protein-like protein translates to MGTLRTFIGVTIAAVLQLAVFLFVIVATPISQFDVKNGSGCYTFIGYKTECSLSAVSATGTAAFGCKQRRDSMGSGAAFAIISILTTLAALVFIALMLLRIPCAVFPPLLFTCLSVFTILISWACVASVYSIRMCNDPFYRFVHYGPGFGLMVTAWCLQVINVVVLFMLFFG
- a CDS encoding amastin-like surface protein-like protein yields the protein MGLLPPFVGALLFTVIQFLVLLFVVISVPISQIDSKRSRACYTFWGMKSDCRKVHYTAKGKSAFGNCRQRLNNMSSGAAFAIISIFTTLVALVFGILMLIRISCAVVFPLIFTCISIFTILVSWACVAGAYTIKMCGVKWCSFAFEYGPGFGLMVTAWFLQIANVLVLVLISFF